Genomic window (Ruminococcus flavefaciens AE3010):
CTCTTGTAACTATAGCAGCCATTCTCACCTATGAAGTCCGATGGCGGATTAACAAGTTCAGCATCGTGATCCTTGAAGAAATTATACACATCAAGGTCAGCCTTAACATATATGGGATTACTGATTATCTCCCTTATTCTTTGCCTTACCCAGACTTTACCGCGCTTCTTTATACCGAGTTCATTTATCCTGTCAATGATATCTCCGTAAGATGTCTGCGGCTGAGAATACATCTCATAGATCATACGAACGACATTTGCTTCCTCGGGAACAGGCTCGTACATCGAAGTATGTATACCGTCTATAACGGTAGGTACTGTCCGATAGCCATACGGTATACTTCCGCCCATGAAAAAGCTCCTATGACTTCTCGAGAAGTATGCGTCCGCTACTCGCTTCTGTATAGTCTCACGCTCAAGCTGAGCAAACACTATACAGATGTTGAGCATTGCATTTCCCATAGGCGACGAGGTGTCAAACTTTTCAGTGGCAGAAATAAACTGCACTTTGCGTTTACTGAACATCTCAATCATGTTTGAAAAATCCAGTATGGAACGGCTTATTCTGTCCAGCTTGTAAACGATGACCGTATTTATGAAGCCTTCCCTGATGTCGCTCATCATCTGTGTGAACTCAGGACGGTTTGTATTCTTTCCACTGTAGCCTTTGTCGATGTAGGTCTTGAAAGGTTCCCCTCTCGTTTCATATTTGCATAATTCTATCTGTTGCTCGATTGAGATACTGTCCGCACGATCAACAGACTGTCTTGCGTAAATCGCAATCACAATATCAGCTCCTTTCAGAGCTGCCGACGGCAGAGTGCATCACACTCCACCGTAAACAGTATATCATATATTTCATTCTTTGTCTAGATGTTTTTTGTATTTTGAAAATACATCATACAGCTCCTCTTCAGCAGCTTTTATAACACACTCATCCGTTTTGTCAGGAGAAAGATTTTCAATAATAAAATGACTCTTCCCTATCGCAACCGTCTTTTGCGCTGAATGATAACCTGCTTTACTGAACTCATTCATGTGCTTCACCTCCAAATATATTCTATCGGTCATTGCTTGTCTAAATACTGCAAAAGCATTTTCAGTAAGCTTTTGTTCAATTTTATATTTAGAATCCAACAACTAATGATTAGCTTTTCAGCAAAAAGCTTTTCCTTTAATTACTAATCACTACATATATTAAAGGTTTTCATAAAATAGCCCTAAAAACGAAACCTCTTCTATATTAATTAAGGCAAATTTATTAACTGACACATAGAAAAAAATACAGATTTGATCTGCAATAACAGTTGACACATGATAAGAATTATGATATATAAGAACAACAGCTTCCTCACGGGAGCTGTTTATTTTCATAGCTTTGTACTACCTATAATTTTCGTGTGATTTTTAACTGTAAATTGGTCACACGCGAC
Coding sequences:
- a CDS encoding recombinase family protein; translated protein: MIAIYARQSVDRADSISIEQQIELCKYETRGEPFKTYIDKGYSGKNTNRPEFTQMMSDIREGFINTVIVYKLDRISRSILDFSNMIEMFSKRKVQFISATEKFDTSSPMGNAMLNICIVFAQLERETIQKRVADAYFSRSHRSFFMGGSIPYGYRTVPTVIDGIHTSMYEPVPEEANVVRMIYEMYSQPQTSYGDIIDRINELGIKKRGKVWVRQRIREIISNPIYVKADLDVYNFFKDHDAELVNPPSDFIGENGCYSYKSREAERKDISKIEGTQIVLAPHKGIIESSVWLRCREKCLGRKQMIPVQKAKHTWLSGKIKCGVCGYAVTAKEFDGGRRRYLRCSNRLNSKTCKGTGTLYTNEVESVVYNEMKEKLAQFRHLSPSENEVPNIEQTQLENELAVIDKEISELLKKVKDSDNALFRYINERINALDVRKDEINERIKELSRKNEIPVDEIDNHLTMWEELSFDDKRRVVDTLIKVIYATSEKITIKWRF